A window from Pseudomonas moraviensis encodes these proteins:
- the pgaA gene encoding poly-beta-1,6 N-acetyl-D-glucosamine export porin PgaA, whose product MPRIDGPVVHRGLRPLFRFALCSQLLWPLLALADTPYDEMVRDARAGHYTPALTVLRQVPPGQASDGQISDHLQIASWAGLDAEVVKVYETQGRDRVLPVQALTAAARAYRNLKRWDQAAQVYNQALALEPDNADLQLGLALTQADSGKPDQAVTRAQALVAAKPEDPSRRLALGYALGRAGKQYDALFEYDQAFIRAGNKPEVAREYVVALQKARLPEPALRLASQRPGLIDPVTLRRLEGDLAAERVRLAELATRSEQERYVIADRALADYDKLLATWTPDATAHDDVTRWRIDRMGALKARARTADVISEYQKLQAEGVQIPTYALRWVAASYLDQREPEIATDLYRQVLSAPDADVGDRLEDTTALYYSLLESDRADEARKVAEDAAKAQRPRVELKGLPIGNPNDEWMDAQQLAAQAGTYSSDLPHGEERLQTLIEQAPGNLGLRLAQADLYLARQMPRRAESQLKEAESAAPRDAGLEVAQARTAMELQEWRQNDALVDDVVARYPDNRQVQRLAREREVHDMAELRVEAYGGKANGGGSGDAGAVSGSRDFGIQSTLYSPPINEDWRVFAGAGYATGDFAEGTGHHRFQRVGLERRTRDMTLEAEVSNHDYGFGDKQGARLAIARDINDHWQYGGSLEYLSAETPLRALNSDIKANGGSAFLRWRANESREWRVSVSPSHFSDGNNRVEALVTGREGIYSAPNIQVDAGLEVGTSHNSKSDDVPYFNPKSDFSVMPLVNVNHVLYHRYETSWSQQFQAGAGTYSQRDHGTGGMALLGYGQRYAWNDVFDVGGMFSVINRPYDGDRETDLRLLVDLTFRF is encoded by the coding sequence ATGCCGCGTATTGATGGTCCTGTAGTACATCGTGGTTTGCGCCCTTTGTTCCGATTCGCCCTCTGCAGCCAGTTGCTCTGGCCGCTGCTGGCGTTGGCCGACACACCCTATGATGAAATGGTCCGCGATGCTCGCGCCGGGCACTACACGCCCGCGTTGACGGTGTTGCGTCAGGTGCCGCCGGGCCAGGCCAGCGACGGCCAGATCAGTGATCACCTGCAAATCGCCAGTTGGGCCGGGCTCGATGCCGAAGTGGTCAAGGTCTATGAAACCCAGGGCCGCGACCGCGTCCTGCCGGTTCAGGCGCTGACCGCCGCTGCGCGTGCCTATCGCAACCTCAAGCGCTGGGACCAGGCCGCCCAGGTCTATAACCAGGCGCTGGCGCTGGAGCCGGACAACGCCGACCTGCAATTGGGTCTGGCGCTGACCCAGGCCGATTCCGGCAAGCCCGATCAGGCCGTCACCCGTGCCCAGGCGCTGGTCGCCGCCAAACCCGAGGATCCGTCACGCCGCCTGGCCTTGGGCTATGCCCTCGGCCGCGCCGGCAAGCAGTACGACGCTCTCTTTGAATACGATCAGGCGTTTATCCGCGCCGGCAACAAACCGGAAGTCGCCCGCGAGTACGTGGTCGCGCTGCAAAAGGCCCGTCTGCCTGAACCGGCGCTGCGCCTGGCCAGTCAGCGCCCCGGTCTGATTGATCCGGTGACCTTGCGCCGTCTCGAAGGCGATCTCGCCGCCGAACGTGTGCGCCTCGCCGAACTCGCCACCCGCAGCGAACAGGAACGCTACGTCATCGCTGACCGCGCGCTGGCCGATTACGACAAACTGCTCGCGACCTGGACGCCTGACGCCACTGCCCATGACGACGTGACGCGCTGGCGCATCGACCGCATGGGGGCGCTCAAGGCCCGGGCGCGCACCGCCGACGTCATCAGCGAATATCAAAAGCTGCAGGCCGAGGGCGTGCAGATTCCGACCTACGCCCTGCGTTGGGTGGCGGCGTCTTATCTCGATCAGCGTGAGCCGGAGATCGCCACCGATCTGTATCGCCAGGTGCTTTCAGCGCCTGACGCCGATGTCGGTGATCGTCTCGAAGACACCACTGCGCTGTACTACTCGCTGCTGGAAAGCGATCGCGCCGACGAGGCGCGCAAGGTCGCCGAAGACGCGGCGAAAGCCCAGCGTCCGCGCGTCGAACTCAAGGGTCTGCCGATCGGCAATCCCAACGATGAGTGGATGGACGCCCAGCAACTCGCGGCGCAGGCCGGCACTTACAGTTCCGACCTGCCCCACGGCGAAGAGCGTTTGCAGACTCTCATCGAGCAAGCGCCAGGCAATCTCGGCTTGCGTCTGGCCCAGGCCGATCTCTACCTCGCCCGCCAGATGCCGCGCCGCGCGGAAAGCCAGCTCAAGGAAGCCGAGAGCGCGGCACCGCGCGACGCGGGCCTGGAGGTCGCTCAGGCACGCACCGCGATGGAGTTGCAGGAGTGGCGGCAGAACGATGCGCTGGTCGATGACGTGGTCGCGCGTTATCCGGACAACCGCCAGGTGCAGCGACTGGCCCGCGAGCGCGAAGTGCATGACATGGCCGAACTGCGCGTCGAAGCCTACGGCGGCAAGGCCAATGGTGGCGGCAGTGGCGATGCCGGTGCGGTCAGCGGCAGCCGTGATTTCGGCATCCAGAGCACGTTGTACAGCCCGCCGATCAACGAAGACTGGCGCGTGTTCGCCGGCGCCGGTTATGCCACCGGTGATTTCGCCGAAGGGACTGGCCACCATCGCTTCCAACGGGTCGGCCTGGAACGGCGTACCCGTGACATGACCCTCGAAGCCGAAGTGTCGAATCACGATTACGGCTTCGGTGACAAACAAGGCGCACGCCTGGCGATCGCCCGCGACATCAACGATCACTGGCAGTACGGCGGCAGCCTCGAATACCTCTCGGCGGAAACACCGCTGCGCGCACTCAACAGCGACATCAAGGCCAATGGCGGCAGCGCATTCCTGCGCTGGCGCGCCAACGAAAGCCGCGAGTGGCGCGTCTCGGTCAGCCCGTCGCACTTCAGCGATGGCAACAACCGCGTCGAAGCGTTGGTGACCGGACGTGAAGGTATCTACAGCGCGCCGAACATCCAGGTCGATGCTGGTCTGGAAGTCGGCACCAGCCACAACTCGAAATCCGATGACGTGCCGTACTTCAACCCCAAGTCGGACTTCAGCGTGATGCCGCTGGTCAACGTCAACCACGTCCTCTACCACCGTTACGAAACTTCCTGGAGCCAGCAATTCCAGGCCGGCGCCGGCACCTACAGCCAGCGCGACCACGGCACCGGCGGCATGGCGTTGCTCGGTTACGGCCAACGGTACGCCTGGAACGACGTGTTCGATGTGGGCGGCATGTTCAGTGTGATCAACCGGCCTTACGACGGTGATCGGGAAACTGATCTGCGTCTGCTCGTCGACCTCACTTTCCGCTTCTAG
- a CDS encoding FAD-dependent oxidoreductase — protein MSLHRVARFADVPQDRGLQVEIGDCKIVLLRANGELRAFQGLCPHAGAPLAEGALCHGRLICPWHKAAYRAEDGGLCEPPSLDSLKRFPLELRGEEIWVDDQPLPDPHTPPADDPRTFVVVGAGAAGTACAAALREKGFGGRIVMVDGEPDAGYDRTVLSKFVLAGEMSPKEVPPLRDEAFYQAQRIERVQSEVSALDAPGKTLHLSNGGILRYDAAVLATGGAPNPLKLPGAELANVFVLRSKAQAEQIINAAQPGQRAVIIGDSFIALECASALREYGLDVTVLARHAIPFAKQFGEAVGKAIRALHEEHGVKFISEHEATEIFGEEKVEGVLLDNGLRLAADLILAGVGVHPATEAFGSLSKEDDQSLRVDDGMRVGDGLWAIGDIATFPLSGQPTRIEHWRLAQQHARIAAANMLGGEEHYLDVPFFWTYHFGKNYDYLGHAAEWDEVEFNGEPEKPPFIGLFAKNGIVVAAVACDKQRAMALLAERMKQPLRMKEAWTLIQA, from the coding sequence ATGTCCCTGCACCGAGTCGCCCGTTTCGCCGATGTCCCGCAAGACCGTGGCCTGCAAGTCGAAATCGGCGACTGCAAGATCGTCCTGCTGCGTGCCAACGGAGAGTTGCGAGCGTTTCAGGGCCTGTGTCCACACGCCGGTGCGCCACTGGCCGAGGGTGCGTTGTGTCACGGCAGGTTGATCTGCCCTTGGCACAAAGCCGCGTACCGCGCCGAGGACGGAGGCCTGTGCGAGCCGCCGTCGCTGGACAGTCTCAAGCGCTTTCCGCTGGAGTTGCGCGGCGAGGAGATCTGGGTCGATGACCAGCCCCTGCCCGATCCGCACACCCCGCCGGCCGACGATCCAAGAACGTTCGTGGTGGTCGGCGCCGGCGCCGCAGGCACTGCATGCGCGGCGGCGTTGCGGGAGAAGGGTTTTGGCGGGCGCATCGTTATGGTCGACGGCGAACCGGATGCCGGCTACGACCGCACGGTGTTGAGCAAATTTGTTCTGGCCGGGGAGATGTCGCCGAAAGAGGTCCCGCCCCTGCGCGATGAAGCCTTCTATCAAGCACAACGCATCGAACGCGTACAAAGCGAAGTCAGCGCACTCGACGCTCCAGGTAAAACCCTTCATTTAAGCAATGGCGGAATCCTGCGCTACGACGCCGCGGTACTCGCGACGGGTGGCGCACCCAACCCGCTGAAACTGCCCGGCGCTGAGCTGGCCAACGTCTTCGTCCTGCGTTCGAAAGCCCAGGCTGAACAGATCATCAACGCCGCTCAACCGGGCCAGCGCGCGGTGATCATCGGCGACAGTTTCATCGCCCTAGAATGCGCGTCAGCATTGCGCGAGTACGGCCTCGACGTTACCGTGCTGGCGCGTCATGCGATCCCTTTCGCCAAGCAATTCGGCGAAGCGGTGGGCAAGGCGATTCGCGCGTTGCACGAAGAGCACGGGGTGAAGTTCATCAGCGAGCACGAGGCTACCGAGATCTTTGGCGAAGAGAAGGTCGAGGGCGTGTTGCTCGACAACGGCTTGCGCCTGGCGGCGGATTTGATCCTCGCTGGCGTCGGCGTCCACCCGGCTACCGAGGCCTTCGGCTCACTGTCCAAGGAAGATGATCAGTCTTTGCGCGTCGATGACGGCATGCGTGTCGGCGATGGTTTATGGGCCATCGGCGATATCGCCACGTTTCCGCTGAGCGGCCAGCCAACCCGAATCGAGCACTGGCGTTTGGCCCAGCAACACGCGCGCATTGCCGCCGCCAACATGCTCGGTGGCGAGGAGCATTATCTGGATGTGCCGTTCTTCTGGACGTACCACTTCGGCAAGAACTACGACTATCTTGGTCACGCTGCAGAATGGGACGAGGTCGAGTTCAACGGCGAGCCGGAAAAGCCGCCGTTCATTGGCCTGTTCGCGAAAAACGGCATAGTCGTCGCGGCGGTGGCGTGTGACAAGCAACGCGCGATGGCGCTGCTGGCCGAACGAATGAAACAACCTTTGCGGATGAAGGAGGCGTGGACGCTGATCCAGGCCTGA
- the pgaD gene encoding poly-beta-1,6-N-acetyl-D-glucosamine biosynthesis protein PgaD: MKIIRTRQRPFLVVIDVILTVMAWVGLLYLLVRGLWPLIETTGGPRIEHSAFDALGTLQVYLWVAVVNAVILIGWARYQQRKSRSFAQRRLPSPVIGDEGLSKSFKLCDERFQKLRTPGVMTIHNDQDGDISHVETHFWPVQQQALPAPLGQQRVIFLHADEDDNREPVNRLT, translated from the coding sequence ATGAAAATTATCCGCACTCGCCAACGGCCCTTTCTGGTGGTGATCGACGTCATCCTTACCGTGATGGCCTGGGTCGGCCTGCTGTACCTGTTGGTGCGCGGCCTATGGCCATTGATCGAAACCACCGGCGGCCCGCGCATCGAGCACTCGGCGTTCGATGCCTTGGGCACCTTGCAGGTTTATCTGTGGGTGGCGGTGGTCAACGCAGTGATCCTGATTGGTTGGGCACGTTATCAGCAACGCAAGAGCCGCAGCTTCGCTCAGCGCCGGTTGCCCTCGCCGGTGATTGGTGATGAAGGTCTGAGCAAAAGCTTCAAGCTCTGCGATGAGCGTTTCCAGAAATTGCGCACGCCTGGCGTGATGACCATCCACAACGATCAGGACGGCGATATCAGCCACGTGGAAACGCATTTCTGGCCGGTGCAGCAGCAGGCATTGCCCGCGCCGCTGGGGCAACAGCGGGTGATCTTTCTGCATGCCGATGAAGATGACAATCGCGAGCCGGTGAACCGCCTGACGTGA
- the pgaB gene encoding poly-beta-1,6-N-acetyl-D-glucosamine N-deacetylase PgaB, whose protein sequence is MPFISRFILLLGALLISACAQQAPAFAPPSERPVAASEQPWPKNHVLGIAYHDVEDRDPDQAVVAVRTERMIEQLAWLRENGYKPVTVDQIMAARKGGPQLPAKAVLLSFDDGYASFYTRVLPVLRAYNWHALLAPVGTWIDTPLNQPVDFAGTPRKRSDFLTWEQVREISRSGLVEIAAHTDASHKGILANPQGNLQPAAATRRYDPVTKRYESEADFQARIRADVKNISEKIRRVTGYKPRVWVWPYGAADGTSLSVVGEEGYEMALTLDDGLDTLDNLMSGPRFLVTSDPDGEHFANSIVAVQQELAMRVVHVDLDNVYDPDPAQQDINLGKLVQRISDLGPTTVFLQAFADPKGDGLVHSLYFPNRHLPVRADLFDRVAWQLRTRAHVKVYAWMPVLSFELDSKLPRVTRWDPKTAITSVDPKQYKRLSPFNPEVRKVIGEIYEDLASLTSIDGVLYHDDAVLSDFEDASPDALKAYAAHGLPGSIAALRDDPAAMQRWTRFKSRYLIDFTNELTARVRAIRGPQVLTARNIFAEPMLNPESEAWFAQNLDDFLATYDWTAPMAMPLMEKQTRAESGPWLETLVATVKKRPGALNRTVFELQARDWNQKDQADIDAAQLADWMGRLKRQGATSFGYYPDNFLDNLPDLKTVRPALSNKWNP, encoded by the coding sequence ATGCCTTTTATCTCGCGTTTCATCCTTTTGCTGGGAGCGCTGCTGATCAGCGCCTGCGCCCAGCAGGCCCCGGCCTTCGCGCCGCCCTCCGAGCGCCCGGTCGCGGCCAGTGAACAACCGTGGCCAAAAAACCATGTGCTCGGCATCGCCTATCACGACGTTGAAGACCGTGATCCCGATCAGGCCGTGGTGGCAGTGCGCACCGAACGCATGATCGAGCAACTCGCCTGGCTGCGTGAAAACGGCTACAAACCGGTAACCGTCGACCAGATCATGGCCGCACGCAAGGGTGGCCCGCAGCTGCCGGCGAAAGCGGTGCTGCTCAGCTTCGACGACGGTTATGCCAGCTTCTATACCCGCGTCTTGCCGGTGTTGCGCGCCTACAACTGGCACGCTTTGCTGGCGCCGGTCGGCACCTGGATCGACACACCGCTGAATCAGCCGGTGGACTTTGCCGGCACGCCGCGCAAGCGTTCGGACTTTCTGACCTGGGAGCAGGTCCGCGAAATTTCCAGGTCGGGGCTGGTAGAGATCGCCGCCCATACCGACGCCAGCCACAAAGGCATCCTCGCCAACCCGCAGGGCAACTTGCAGCCGGCCGCTGCGACCCGGCGCTATGACCCCGTGACCAAGCGCTACGAGTCCGAAGCCGATTTCCAGGCACGCATTCGTGCCGACGTGAAGAATATTTCCGAGAAGATCCGCCGGGTTACCGGTTACAAACCGCGGGTCTGGGTCTGGCCGTACGGCGCTGCTGACGGCACGTCGCTGAGCGTGGTTGGCGAGGAGGGCTATGAAATGGCCCTGACCCTGGACGACGGCCTCGACACCCTCGACAACCTGATGAGCGGGCCACGCTTCCTCGTTACCTCCGACCCTGACGGCGAGCATTTTGCCAACAGCATCGTCGCGGTACAGCAAGAGTTGGCGATGCGCGTGGTGCATGTCGATCTGGATAACGTCTACGACCCGGATCCGGCGCAACAGGACATCAACCTCGGCAAACTGGTGCAGCGCATTTCTGACCTGGGCCCCACCACGGTGTTTCTGCAAGCTTTTGCCGATCCAAAGGGCGATGGTCTGGTGCACTCGCTGTACTTCCCCAACCGCCACCTGCCGGTGCGCGCCGACCTGTTCGACCGCGTCGCCTGGCAACTGCGCACCCGCGCTCATGTAAAGGTCTATGCATGGATGCCGGTGCTGAGTTTCGAGCTCGATTCGAAGCTGCCGCGGGTGACCCGCTGGGACCCGAAGACCGCCATCACGTCGGTCGATCCAAAGCAGTACAAACGCCTGTCACCGTTCAATCCCGAAGTGCGGAAAGTCATCGGTGAAATCTACGAGGACCTGGCGAGTCTGACCTCGATCGATGGCGTCCTCTACCATGACGACGCAGTGCTGTCGGACTTCGAAGATGCCAGCCCGGATGCCTTGAAGGCCTACGCTGCACATGGGTTGCCCGGCTCGATTGCCGCGCTGCGCGACGACCCGGCGGCGATGCAACGCTGGACCCGCTTCAAGAGCCGCTACCTGATCGACTTCACCAACGAACTGACCGCCAGGGTCCGCGCCATTCGCGGCCCGCAGGTGCTGACCGCGCGCAACATCTTTGCCGAGCCGATGCTCAATCCCGAGAGCGAAGCGTGGTTCGCACAGAATCTCGACGATTTCCTCGCCACCTACGACTGGACGGCGCCGATGGCCATGCCTTTGATGGAAAAACAGACCCGGGCCGAGTCCGGGCCGTGGCTGGAAACCCTGGTGGCCACGGTTAAAAAACGTCCCGGTGCGCTCAATCGCACGGTGTTCGAATTGCAGGCGCGTGACTGGAACCAGAAGGATCAGGCCGACATCGATGCCGCGCAACTGGCGGACTGGATGGGCCGGCTCAAGCGCCAGGGCGCGACCAGTTTCGGTTACTACCCGGACAACTTCCTCGACAACCTGCCGGACCTGAAAACCGTAAGGCCTGCACTCTCCAACAAATGGAATCCATAA
- a CDS encoding YbhB/YbcL family Raf kinase inhibitor-like protein, with translation MTRLTSLNPWLAAIAVTLCVQFPAQAQERFTLSIPGVSDNRLFTSAAASDAPGCGGKNQSPALSWNAGPAGTQSYAIVMHDPDGQKGLGVDHWIHYGIKPTTHQIAAGVGAKSALEGVGGTNSKGNTHYMGPCPPVGDSAHHYIIQIYALDLAPDALPAGLTRAELMEKIKGHVLRNSSAVRRYHR, from the coding sequence ATGACCCGATTGACCTCTCTCAACCCATGGCTGGCGGCCATCGCCGTGACCCTTTGCGTGCAGTTCCCGGCGCAGGCCCAGGAGCGTTTCACCCTGAGCATCCCGGGCGTGTCGGATAACCGCTTGTTCACCTCGGCCGCCGCCAGCGACGCGCCTGGCTGCGGTGGTAAGAACCAGTCGCCAGCGCTGAGCTGGAACGCCGGCCCGGCCGGAACCCAGAGCTACGCCATCGTCATGCATGACCCGGACGGCCAGAAGGGCCTGGGCGTCGATCACTGGATTCACTATGGGATCAAACCCACCACCCACCAGATCGCGGCCGGCGTCGGCGCTAAATCCGCGCTCGAAGGCGTCGGCGGCACCAACAGCAAAGGCAACACCCATTACATGGGCCCATGCCCGCCAGTGGGCGACAGCGCGCACCACTACATCATTCAGATCTACGCGCTCGACCTCGCCCCGGACGCTTTGCCGGCCGGCCTGACCCGCGCCGAGTTGATGGAAAAAATCAAAGGCCATGTGCTGCGCAACAGCAGCGCGGTGCGGCGTTATCACCGCTGA
- a CDS encoding YdgA family protein codes for MNKSAGVLLGIVVAIGAISAGGAWYTGTKIEGVLNNAVTNANKELQTAMAGSNGTASLELVSLERHTFTSTAHYRLKGEGEMFGDAPVELLFVDHIEHGPLPFSRLVSLKWLPVMATSNYELEKSPSTEKWFAATNGAAPLKGVTNIGYDESTTSTLNLVPFETALDEQSSLKFSGLSMDIAASAQAQKVKADGYMDNLKLVTVSEDQAPVQIELNGLTLASNLAKSSYGYYTGENTLEVTSSKTTFGAKPMVLGVKNFEMKNRTEESGSNASGRADYKIGEVTLNDKKVGSAAMAMSLKNLDIPSTMSLMQIYQTKLQPYEKAAAEAAAQGLPAPELNLTEAENAQVKADLQKLLAAGPQLALENLSFNTANGESRANLVIDLTKPQSMDLPPDQLGKQLIALLDLNIQVSKPMLVDLLSVQAQLDGQTDAKAIVDQSREAADMFAGMAVGSQLAVVDGTNVVTKLHYAANQVEFNGQKMTVEQFIGFLMSKFAGVTQVQ; via the coding sequence ATGAATAAATCAGCAGGCGTGCTCCTCGGAATCGTTGTTGCCATCGGCGCGATCAGCGCAGGCGGGGCCTGGTACACCGGGACCAAGATCGAAGGCGTACTGAACAACGCCGTGACCAACGCCAACAAGGAGCTGCAGACCGCCATGGCCGGCTCCAACGGCACGGCGTCGCTGGAGCTGGTGTCGCTGGAACGCCACACCTTCACCAGCACCGCGCACTATCGCCTCAAGGGCGAAGGCGAGATGTTCGGTGATGCGCCGGTCGAGCTGCTGTTCGTCGACCATATCGAACACGGCCCGTTGCCGTTCTCCCGTCTGGTTTCGCTGAAGTGGCTGCCGGTCATGGCCACCAGCAACTATGAACTGGAAAAAAGCCCGTCCACAGAAAAATGGTTCGCCGCCACCAACGGCGCCGCGCCGCTCAAGGGCGTGACCAACATCGGCTACGACGAATCGACCACCAGCACCCTCAACCTGGTGCCGTTCGAAACCGCCCTGGATGAGCAGTCGAGCCTGAAGTTTTCCGGTCTGAGTATGGACATCGCCGCCAGCGCCCAGGCGCAGAAGGTCAAGGCCGACGGCTACATGGACAATCTGAAACTGGTCACCGTGTCTGAAGACCAGGCGCCGGTGCAGATCGAGCTCAACGGCCTGACCCTGGCCAGCAACCTCGCCAAGAGCAGCTACGGTTACTACACCGGGGAAAACACCCTGGAAGTGACCAGCAGCAAAACCACCTTCGGCGCCAAACCGATGGTGCTGGGGGTGAAGAACTTCGAAATGAAGAACCGCACCGAAGAAAGCGGCAGCAACGCCTCGGGCCGTGCCGATTACAAAATCGGCGAAGTGACGCTCAACGACAAGAAAGTCGGTTCGGCAGCCATGGCCATGAGCCTGAAGAACCTCGACATTCCTTCGACCATGTCGCTGATGCAGATCTACCAGACCAAATTGCAGCCGTACGAAAAAGCCGCCGCCGAAGCCGCCGCACAGGGCCTGCCGGCACCGGAGCTGAACCTGACCGAAGCGGAAAACGCCCAGGTCAAAGCCGACCTGCAGAAGCTGCTGGCCGCCGGCCCGCAACTGGCGCTGGAGAACCTTTCGTTCAACACCGCCAACGGTGAAAGCCGCGCCAATCTGGTGATCGACCTGACCAAACCGCAATCGATGGACCTGCCACCGGATCAACTGGGCAAGCAGCTGATTGCGCTGCTCGACCTGAACATTCAAGTGTCCAAGCCGATGCTGGTCGATCTGCTCAGCGTGCAGGCGCAACTCGATGGCCAGACTGACGCCAAAGCCATCGTCGATCAGTCCAGGGAAGCGGCGGACATGTTCGCCGGCATGGCGGTCGGCTCGCAATTGGCCGTCGTCGACGGCACCAACGTGGTGACAAAGCTGCATTACGCGGCCAATCAGGTCGAATTCAACGGCCAGAAAATGACCGTCGAACAGTTCATCGGCTTCCTGATGAGCAAGTTCGCCGGCGTCACCCAAGTGCAATAA
- the pgaC gene encoding poly-beta-1,6-N-acetyl-D-glucosamine synthase, whose protein sequence is MLDRLLALLVLAIVLGVPLGLIFLVTGQFLMSFVFFYPLFMSGLWIAGGLYFWLHWERHWPWQDDTLPPPLEGEPLISILIPCYNEGDNAADTIHAALAQHYPNIEVIAINDGSKDNTAEVLDALAKEDPRLRVLHLAENQGKAVALRMGAIAARSEYLVCIDGDALLAPNTAAYLVAPMLDNARLGAVTGNPRIRTRSTLIGRVQVGEFSSIIGLIKRTQRVFGRIFTVSGVIVAFRRTALNRVGYWSPDMITEDIDISWKLQLDHWSIFYEPRALCWILMPETLGGLWKQRLRWAQGGAEVLFKNIRGIWQYRHRYLWPLLFEYCLSTGWAFTFLLSVIFWGMGKFMVMPDAIAVDHLMPPAFTGLLLAVVCLVQFAVSIVIDRRYEPGLGKTMFWVVWYPLVFWLVSLLTTLVSFPKVLFSQHKKRARWVSPDRGIRPLGDEQEEVIK, encoded by the coding sequence ATGCTGGATAGACTGTTAGCCCTGCTTGTTCTGGCGATCGTTCTTGGCGTTCCGCTGGGGCTGATTTTCCTGGTGACCGGCCAGTTCCTGATGTCGTTCGTGTTCTTCTACCCGCTGTTCATGTCCGGGTTGTGGATCGCCGGCGGCCTGTATTTCTGGTTGCACTGGGAGCGCCACTGGCCATGGCAGGACGACACGCTGCCGCCGCCACTGGAAGGCGAGCCGCTGATCTCGATCCTGATTCCTTGCTACAACGAAGGCGACAACGCTGCCGACACCATTCACGCGGCACTGGCGCAGCATTACCCGAACATCGAAGTCATCGCGATCAACGACGGCTCCAAGGACAACACGGCTGAAGTTCTCGACGCACTGGCCAAGGAAGATCCTCGTTTGCGGGTCCTGCATCTGGCGGAAAACCAGGGCAAGGCTGTGGCCCTGCGCATGGGCGCGATTGCTGCGCGCAGCGAGTATCTGGTGTGCATCGATGGCGACGCCTTGCTGGCGCCCAATACCGCGGCCTATCTGGTCGCGCCGATGCTGGATAACGCACGTCTCGGCGCCGTGACTGGCAACCCGCGCATCCGCACACGGTCGACGTTGATCGGGCGGGTGCAGGTCGGCGAGTTCTCCTCGATCATCGGTCTGATCAAACGCACGCAACGGGTGTTCGGGCGCATCTTCACCGTCTCCGGGGTGATCGTCGCGTTCCGCCGTACCGCGCTGAACCGGGTCGGCTACTGGAGCCCGGACATGATCACCGAAGACATCGACATCAGCTGGAAGCTGCAGCTCGATCACTGGAGCATCTTCTACGAACCGCGCGCGCTGTGCTGGATCCTCATGCCGGAGACCCTCGGCGGCCTCTGGAAGCAGCGTCTGCGCTGGGCTCAGGGCGGCGCCGAAGTGTTGTTCAAGAACATTCGCGGCATCTGGCAGTATCGCCATCGTTACCTGTGGCCGCTGCTGTTCGAATACTGCCTGTCCACCGGTTGGGCGTTCACCTTCCTGTTGTCGGTGATTTTCTGGGGCATGGGCAAATTCATGGTCATGCCGGATGCAATCGCTGTGGATCACTTGATGCCACCGGCCTTCACCGGTCTGTTGCTGGCGGTGGTCTGTCTGGTGCAGTTCGCGGTCAGCATCGTCATCGATCGGCGCTATGAGCCGGGTCTGGGCAAGACCATGTTCTGGGTGGTCTGGTACCCGCTGGTGTTCTGGCTCGTCAGTCTGCTGACCACCTTGGTCAGTTTCCCCAAAGTGTTGTTCAGCCAACACAAGAAACGCGCGCGCTGGGTCAGTCCTGATCGGGGCATCCGACCGCTGGGCGACGAGCAGGAGGAAGTCATCAAATGA